DNA from Pecten maximus chromosome 18, xPecMax1.1, whole genome shotgun sequence:
cccctattgggccccgcccctttggcccctcgggggtcagagtaaccatttattcaaaatctgttccccttctgccaaggatgtttctggctaAATTAgttcaaaatccaataagaactttttgactagtagcgatttgaagcaaatgttgacggacattaaaatcttaaaataccACACCACCCATCGGTTGTCGGGTGGCACTGACTTTCACCTAGGctgccggggttcgattcctcgATCGAACATGAAATGGTAATGGGTCACCTTCCgtccacgtgggttttctccgggttaTCAAAtgtcctcccacagtaagacacGTCGCGCACTTCCATCCTGGCCAACGAGAGTGATTAATATATAGGGATTGGGTTTTAGCGCGccccatagaatatattcttagaggaattgctccataaaagcatggttaacataaaagtgaaagccaatccctatatttacacttacggatgttgtttctataagtctttgtgataacaatattttttctttgtaaataaaaaaaatcatataaaagtcggacacagtggaaggagtcaattattagaacagccaatggtgacgcttcacaacaaattgagacttttttccgcggtaaaaaatagttctgtttttattatgatattaacataaataacaaaaacattttgatagattatcatatttaatattgtcaaacatgttatttttaaaataatttaaccCCTTttaacttaaattgtaaatgtaaacaaagccatgtgcttggcgaaagtagttcccgtaccctgtcatattttcatacgcaagttcaaaggtcaatgtttccatgcaagaatggtaaacaaatcggtctggtattgttatatagtgacaaaactttgcaagtgtaaatataagttGATGTAACTTGTAAcgcaattgttttaaaataatgtttacttttttaCTAATTCACCTTATGTTTTAGCGCCCCCTTATCAAACACGAATATTCACAACCGATGATGCAAAATGTATCACTTACTGGCGTGTTTCTTTAATTTCGACCCCTAATAATTTGCAAATAACTGTATACTGTCCACATTTGTAATACAGTACATGTGTCCATTTAATGTTGATGTCTACTTCATTGTTTTCTTAGTATTATATTCAAAAGCTCGTGTAATCCTGTAATAAAGAGTGTTATAgcattgtgttatatatttcaaatcaagTAACATATCCTTGAACAGCAATAGAAAGCTAGCtatcgtaaatatttacacaCAACCTTTCCTTAGTATAAGTGAATAACAAACTGGTTTGCTGAACCACTTATTTCGTTATATATTACACTCACACAGGTATTTGCTGTATAATTTCCACGTAGGATACAGTTTATATTCATAATTTGACATATCCCGTACTTATCGCTAAAATTGATCATATTTTGATATGCTTTTTGATGTGTGGATTCTGTAATTCCTTTTAATAGTCAATCAAATGTCAAATTCAATACCTCACTATGATGTCTACTAACAAACGTTTGGTGTTCTAGGATAGAATAAAACAATTACGCTATCTACATTCCAATTCCTGATTCTAAACATTTGAGACGTTCGCATGACGTCAAAAAGACAGACACACATAAATCACCAAACAATCATGTATATAACTTAATACTCATTCTTCAACGAAATGGTTCAGATACTTAATTATCATCCATTTACGTTATGACGTTggaaaatattatacatatagatatataaacatcacgTGTGTATTGATTTCTTAatatgtaatactgtaataaaGTAATGACTGAAATACCTTTAAATATCACATTGTTCATTACTTAAGGTTTAAAAATATCAGACCTTACATTATGTGATAATTCACTTCCTAGAATATTACCTATGAtcttatatacctgtatgtatgtaaaacgaaaatgaaaatgtgaatTACTGAAGAAATAAAGGTATAACACATTTCATTACGTAATACTGACGCaatcaaatacatttaaatatcacTTTGGGGAACGTACAACGAAAacgaaagtatttatcacggAATAAGTGAATATATCGCACATCCCATAATTAGTAACTCGTTTTAGTTTAATATCACCTAAAAGCTcgtaatgtcatatatatatttatgtttccATTTGCTGTGATTAAATCATTGAATGAACTTACTAAACAAATGGATAGTCATCGGATCATATTTCTTCATAATTCCCATATGAAGAACAATTTTCGTGCTTGCAACAATTTTTGCAGTTCTGTTGTATGAAATGTGTATGTCCTCATGTGGGAATATAATGATTGAAATGTTGAAAACTAATTGATGACTCTGTGTTTATTTACACAAACTACAATTTTGCCAGGTACAGTCGCCTGTAGTCGTGAATTTACAAGAACTGATTCCACTGACAGCTCGAAATTTGTCACAGGTTggatataagaaaaaaaaccaattcAGTTAAGGTCCTATAATCCTCACAGAGTTGTCACaataaaaataatctttaaaaacaaaacaaataattgttTGGAAAGTGTGAAACTACCCCGATTTCTGCTTCAAATAATGGCAGCTCCCTACagaggtaatgtaaacaaggcgaCGAAAGTGACGGGGTTCTCCAAATCAACGCTCTTCTAGGTTATACTTGATGGAATTGTATCCAGTTTTTATTATATTCTGATCTAATGATATTTCCcctaaatatttacaaatgcaCATCCCAATCAACAACTAGGATTATTTTCAatatcacatttcattatgCGGTATCGATTTGATCGGATGAGAGTCGTATCagtcaaatattgttttaaaaacaaacttaATCTGAATGGCAAACGTTTGACGAAAGTTATTAGTCACAATAaacaaaaagaagaagaaaaaaagtccTCGACCACATGGAGGAAAAACGCAAAATATCGTCAGGTGTGCGAATTTACGTTCCCTTGTACCTAGTGAATATTCGTaacctataaatatcacattgGCGCCTGTAGAGCCGTATATTTGTATACCGATAATTGAAGTATCATAACTCAATTACTTAAGGTGAAAGTATGATATATTCTACAATCAGTATAGCAAACAGACTTTTTTCACGCGAAATATTAGGCGGTTTATGACActatttgaatgaaataaatgataTCCTATATTTAGACAAGGTACTTTTTGGATTGTGTatttagttttatatatcattgcctcaaaggacgaaacagctatatggtatagtttaaataaatttgtttcaaaaattTAAATGGTGGTTAAAAACATAGTCATgaatgaaattgtatttttgatacactgtataacgaTGATAAGTCAAACTGCGATCTCTTTTGACCTTAAGTGAAGCTAGGCCCAACAAATTTGAAATGAAGACTGGAAGATATGATCACCTTAATCGAAGATATAGATATACGGTTCAATTAATCCATATGCAATCCGTAAAAATAATGCGCTAGGATATAAGTGCTTAATGATATGTTATTAAACATATCTTATACTATTGGTTCTAGTTAGAAATATCTTAGTGTTACTTCTTATAttgtttattatcatattttctgCTTTGTATCAGATGTGATCATGGGTTATTCCATCAAACATCGTATTACACGCTCGTGCGAGAGTTCTGTGATATGTCGTGTAATCTCAGCCAATATTTCTCGGATAAATGCTAAAGTTGCGTGAGAGTGtaatatcatgttttatcaaatatacatttgaCTCTTTGGCGAATAGTATGGAATGATATGATATTCGCACTGAATGGAATCATACCTTGAATATCTTGTACACTTCACttgatacaaaaatgtaatgaaaaaaaagtgaTGGCACTTTGTTTCGATCAGTCCGACCTCGGTCGATAATCATCATCTTTGCTCAAGAAATCATCATATCGGCCAAAATAAAGTGTgattattgtataatatattgatattgctGTACACTGTCAACGCACATATTTCAGCGATGATCTaattttaggtttttttttcgcTAAATACTGACTGCGTTAATTATAGTTTTTCTGCATCGGTTTCTATGGTAATCATTGTTGGTCTTATAATGAatgtaataacaataatattcaATCTATTCCAGATACAAGCTGTCCAAGCTGTCACAACTTTTCGGACACCCATGTTATGAACATTACGGAATGTTGTATTAAATGAAACGTTTGTTCGTTTTATAATGGATGCGGACGAAATAACGCTGTTGCAAGATTACAAAtcctattttcaaaataatgtagACCCCATCACAATTATGAATGGATTACGGACGCGAGGCTACATGGACTCTTCACATGTCAAGCGTGTGTATGATGTTTATAGAAGTAGTTTTGGAGACCGCCTGGAAGTATGGAAGGAAGTTATTAAgaatattacaaatgtatgttctTTCCCTTCCTTTTTGGGTGTACTAGATCGCACCGGATACACAGACTTGTCATTAGAACTATCTGTTCACATTCGAAACATCAAAGGTCGTTTGAACGATGTTGTGAGGCTCCAAAGGGGGAACTGTCGAGGATCGAATCACAAGTTTGCACAGGAATTATTTGTGTCGTTGAAAATTAATACTCATAACAATACTTTTAAAAATCCCCAAGAAAACTTACATGAATTGTCACAACGATTCCGTGTTCGGTTTTTAAGTGAAGTAGACTCGGAGAAAAGAATGATGCTAGCTGATAAGTATGCAGCCTCTCTCTGTGCGGAAATAGATTCACACACCATGCTGTATGTCAGGAAATTCCCTACTCATAATCTTTTTAAAGAGCTTGAAAACCTGATACCAGAAACCTCAAACACTCATGTTACGGAAGTAGCATTTAAATCCCGAATGGCGATAGCGTGTGCCATAGCGGATGATACAGAGAGAGGAGATGAGTTCCTAACGGACGCTCGAGTAGCTTCTTACCACATTGGCCCATGCGTACAGCTTGACAACATGCTGTACATTCAGGTGTTCAATTATCTTTGTCAGTTCGAGAACAACCCCACGGATGAGCTACGTGATAAAATCATTACGTTTGCCGGTATAAGTCTTCAAGCCCTCGAAGACGAGGATGATATTACTCGAATATTCTGGAAACGAATGTTTCTGTTACGGATGGTGTACTGTCTACTGGGTATTAGTAACAGATGTGATCTCATACCACGTTGTGTTATAAGACAGAAATACGTTACAAAGGCAAGAAAACTGATGGCAGAGATCGACAAAATATGGGATGGGATAGAGTCTAGGAGAAGGATGTTTTATCATGTTGCAAGGGCGCGTCTTCATGAACTGGATAGCCGCTGTGTTAAACAGGGCATATCTGAAGCGGCAAGAAAAAGACATATAGAAGAAGCAATAATGAATATCGAAGCAGCACTGTTTCGACTTGAAACAGCGATAGCCCTCGGCGAGGAGGGAAATTTCGgtgaaacaaaatatgtaaaattttacGCATCTGAACTAAAGGAACGAAAGTTCCAACTTATGCTGCAGAAGACTGGTGAATTTGAACGTGAAGGTCGTGAACATGTGGACTCCAGTGGCAACTCGATATATGATTGTGGGCATGATTCatacaaaaacgaaaaaaagaTGGGAGGGGCTTGTGAGAACACAGATTGTACGTCATACCAACCGTGTAGTCTCCTATCGCAGATTAGTTCTTCCTCTGACGACGTCTATACCCCGAATTCAGACAATGGTAAACAAACAGAATGTAGAAAACATAGCACTCACAGTAATGTACACTATTCACTAGATATCCGTCTTCAAAAAGATGATGTCCGTCATTATCTGTTAGTGTCTCAACAAGACAAATTCCGC
Protein-coding regions in this window:
- the LOC117317054 gene encoding uncharacterized protein LOC117317054, producing MDADEITLLQDYKSYFQNNVDPITIMNGLRTRGYMDSSHVKRVYDVYRSSFGDRLEVWKEVIKNITNVCSFPSFLGVLDRTGYTDLSLELSVHIRNIKGRLNDVVRLQRGNCRGSNHKFAQELFVSLKINTHNNTFKNPQENLHELSQRFRVRFLSEVDSEKRMMLADKYAASLCAEIDSHTMLYVRKFPTHNLFKELENLIPETSNTHVTEVAFKSRMAIACAIADDTERGDEFLTDARVASYHIGPCVQLDNMLYIQVFNYLCQFENNPTDELRDKIITFAGISLQALEDEDDITRIFWKRMFLLRMVYCLLGISNRCDLIPRCVIRQKYVTKARKLMAEIDKIWDGIESRRRMFYHVARARLHELDSRCVKQGISEAARKRHIEEAIMNIEAALFRLETAIALGEEGNFGETKYVKFYASELKERKFQLMLQKTGEFEREGREHVDSSGNSIYDCGHDSYKNEKKMGGACENTDCTSYQPCSLLSQISSSSDDVYTPNSDNGKQTECRKHSTHSNVHYSLDIRLQKDDVRHYLLVSQQDKFRSSCVQPEEYQQHIECQPENAVQVFHQPGNIERELCPLDTQHLTLRSICQPHSNERQYIFEPESVTNRHINIDVKTEDLRQPESTSNCHDKERHASLSTSSTNQQKTKQYLHSPGDILLTQNIRHFENTLQQDDQYGLRQQEYINHQVTQHDLCQTETTAHHSNQQNVCQQESVQLEHLNKQNTDQSETTTDHQDTKHDLRQTENTAHERVNQHDLRQTDNNTHHQFTE